From a region of the Arachis ipaensis cultivar K30076 chromosome B09, Araip1.1, whole genome shotgun sequence genome:
- the LOC107614748 gene encoding F-box/kelch-repeat protein At3g23880-like has translation MGAHAIVKVVFGAATKWSKLLSLLLPPPLRPPTLPILPPELIELILLRLPARSLLKFKSVCKSWKTLISSSDFIKNQVQLSIMAEPAISELHLVYSNIFRFNNNEIGFIPIQSLLENLSFGIEVVYFAVEGYNVNITGSCNGFLCLTNLPSFDFKVRLLNPCTGLASEWLTLHSEYDQQQRPLISTFGFGYDHVNDKFKILTVVKNSTKIYTFGAHSWITVQDIPLYTLDWDGTFVTGTGTLNWLATKIASSITYPVNQTAIVVLSFNFGNESYGQIALPNVEGGMIHREPVLVTLRNSLCVCHGYQCSGWDLWMMKEYGNEDSWTRMLVIPHEELIPHAIAIRPLHIMENDLLLVLVRRPAYGKCSQLVVYNPTNKGDKLGYPVINYYSYDDMPDYDDPLRCFRLHRESLVSPSHYGLKTDHMWL, from the coding sequence ATGGGGGCACATGCTATTGTGAAGGTGGTGTTTGGAGCCGCCACCAAGTGGTCCAAACTGCTTTCACTCCTGCTGCCGCCGCCACTGCGCCCACCGACACTACCAATCTTGCCGCCTGAGCTCATAGAGCTAATCCTATTGAGGCTTCCAGCCAGGTCCCTTCTGAAATTCAAGAGTGTTTGCAAGTCATGGAAAACCCTAATCTCCAGCTCCGACTTCATCAAGAACCAAGTTCAACTTTCAATAATGGCGGAACCAGCCATTTCCGAACTACACTTGGTCTATTCCAACATTTTCCGATTCAACAACAACGAAATTGGATTTATCCCCATTCAATCTCTGTTGGAGAACCTTTCTTTCGGTATCGAAGTGGTTTACTTCGCCGTGGAAGGTTATAACGTGAACATTACGGGCTCCTGCAATGGGTTCCTATGCTTAACCAATCTTCCAAGCTTTGATTTCAAAGTGAGGTTGTTGAATCCTTGCACTGGATTGGCGTCAGAATGGTTGACACTTCATTCTGAATATGACCAACAACAGAGACCTCTTATCTCCACTTTTGGGTTTGGCTATGATCATGTCAATGACAAGTTCAAGATTCTCACGGTTGTTAAAAATTCCACCAAAATATACACCTTTGGCGCGCATTCCTGGATAACCGTTCAGGATATTCCTCTCTATACTCTGGACTGGGATGGAACATTTGTGACCGGCACCGGAACACTTAATTGGCTAGCTACTAAAATTGCATCCTCTATTACCTATCCTGTCAATCAAACTGCGATAGTAGTTCTTTCTTTCAACTTTGGAAATGAGAGCTATGGTCAAATAGCATTGCCTAACGTTGAAGGCGGCATGATCCATCGCGAGCCTGTGTTAGTAACGCTAAGGAATTCTCTGTGTGTTTGTCATGGATACCAGTGTTCGGGGTGGGATTTGTGGATGATGAAGGAATATGGAAATGAAGATTCTTGGACTAGAATGTTGGTGATCCCACATGAGGAGCTTATTCCTCATGCTATTGCCATAAGACCATTGCACATAATGGAAAATGATCTGCTTCTTGTTTTGGTAAGACGTCCTGCTTATGGTAAATGTTCACAATTAGTTGTGTATAATCCTACAAATAAGGGTGATAAGTTAGGATATCCTGTGATCAACTACTACTCATATGATGACATGCCAGACTATGATGATCCTCTCAGATGCTTCCGTCTTCATCGTGAAAGTTTGGTTTCACCATCACACTATGGTCTTAAAACTGACCATATGTGGCTCTAG
- the LOC107618793 gene encoding 60S ribosomal protein L28-2, protein MVYKNPNSVLQSKKEKMTTVPGQLVWEIVKKNNCFLVKEFGRGTQSVEFSREPNNLYNLNSFKYSGLANKKTVTIQPAGKDQGVLLATTKTKKQNKPSALLHKSLMKKEFSRMAKAVQNQVTKNHYRPDLTNAALARLSAVNRSIRVAKSGVKKRNRQGLKIRGRKWK, encoded by the exons ATGGTCTATAAGAACCCTAATTCTGTGTTGCAGtcgaagaaggagaagatgaCGACTGTTCCAGGGCAATTGGTGTGGGAGATCGTGAAGAAGAACAACTGCTTCTTGGTGAAAGAGTTCGGAAGGGGCACTCAGAGTGTTGAATTCAGCAGAGAGCCTAACAATCTCTACAATCTCAACTCCTTTAAATACTCAG GTTTGGCAAACAAGAAAACTGTTACCATTCAGCCTGCTGGTAAGGATCAGGGTGTGTTGTTGGCTACAACCAAGACCAAGAAGCAGAACAAGCCTTCTGCTCTTCTTCACAAGTCTCTGATGAAGAAGGAGTTCAGTAGGATGGCTAAGGCTGTTCAAAATCAG GTGACAAAAAACCACTACAGGCCTGATCTCACTAATGCAGCTCTTGCAAGGTTGAGTGCCGTCAATAGAAGCATCAGAGTTGCCAAGTCTGGTGTCAAGAAGAGGAACAGACAGGGCTTGAAGATCCGTGGCAGGAAGTGGAAGTGA
- the LOC107614747 gene encoding RWD domain-containing protein 1 — protein sequence MTDYTQEQEMEIEALEAILMDEFKEIHSGESGLSTSNRCFQITVSAQDDDTDGSFNNPAQLALIFSHTEKYPDEPPLLNVKSLQGINTEDLKNLKEKLIQEASENLGMAMIYTLVTSAKEWLAEKFQDTEAAEAEAEEAAKDDVVVPHGEPVTLETFLAWRERFEAELALERAKILPVIFFPLQKGAAAVNEESEEEDEEDIDFDDDDFEVDEEDMLEHYLAEKSDSSTHSSKRAS from the exons ATGACCG ACTATACTCAAGAACAGGAGATGGAGATCGAAGCATTAGAAGCTATACTTATGGATGAATTCAAAG AAATACACTCCGGTGAAAGTGGCCTAAGTACTTCTAACCGCTGCTTCCAAATAACGGTCTCTGCCCAG GATGATGATACTGATGGATCATTTAACAATCCAG CTCAACTGGCTTTGATCTTCTCACATACAGAAAAGTATCCTGATGAACCTCCTCTTCTGAATGTGAAAAG TTTACAAGGAATAAATACTGAAGATTTAAAGAATTTGAAAGAGAAACTTATCCAAGAG GCATCTGAAAATCTGGGAATGGCTATGATCTACACTCTGGTTACCTCGGCTAAAGAGTGGTTGGCTGAGAAGTTTCAAGACACTGAAGCTGCAGAGGCTGAAGCAGAAGAGGCAGCCAAGGATGAT GTAGTGGTACCCCATGGGGAACCAGTTACCCTTGAGACATTTTTGGCATGGAGAGAAAGGTTTGAAGCTGAACTGGCGCTGGAGCGAGCCAA AATACTACCAGTTATTTTTTTCCCCTTACAGAAAGGTGCAGCGGCTGTCAATGAGGAATCTGAAGAGGAGGATGAGGAAGATATTGATTTTGATGATGACGATTTTGAAG TTGATGAAGAGGATATGCTTGAACATTACCTGGCCGAAAAATCTGATTCATCCACACATTCCTCCAAGAGAGCTAGTTAA
- the LOC107617127 gene encoding NADP-specific glutamate dehydrogenase, producing MNSAMDDMNLIQQAQRHHLVVREIGEEIDLEIGPGDDDPPFGNTIIVAPMRESSVEEHGESKQMGMVSQLPNDAQDMSKNQPVKRKKKVVKRWREEWADTYKWAYVDVKEGTARIFCSVCREYGRKHRRNPYGNEGSRNMQMSALEEHNNSLLHKEALRLQMASKEKIVADKPVYVKAVMSKTAGSILEATLKRDPHEAEFIQAVQEAIQALERVIAKSSHYVNIMERLLEPERMIVFRVPWLDDRGEIHVNRGFRVQFNQSMGPCRGGIRFHPSMNLSIAKFLGFEQALKNALSPYKLGGAAGGSDFDPKGKSDNEVMRFCQSFMSEMYRYLGPDRDLPSEEIGVGTREMGYLFGQYRRLAGNFQGSFTGPRIFWSGASLRTEATGYGLVFFAQLMLSDMNKELKGLRCVVSGSGKIAMHVLEKLIAYGALPVSVSDSKGYLVDEDGFDYMKIQFLRDIKAQQRSLRDYSKTYARSKYYDEAKPWNERCDLAFACASQNEINQSDAMNLVNSGCRILVEGSNMPCTPEAIQVLRKANILVAPAMAAGAGGVVAGELELNHECSLMHWSPEDFESKLQEAMKQTYQRALKAATDFGYQKENPEALVHGSVISSFLTIAQAMTDQGCV from the exons ATGAATTCTGCAATGGATGATATGAATTTAATTCAGCAAGCCCAGAGGCATCACTTGGTTGTGAGGGAGATTGGTGAAGAGATTGACTTAGAAATTGGGCCTGGGGATGACGATCCTCCGTTTGGTAACACTATAATTGTTGCCCCGATGCGGGAATCTTCTGTTGAGGAACATGGTGAGAGCAAACAGATGGGGATGGTTTCTCAGCTTCCAAATGATGCTCAAGATATGTCGAAGAATCAACCGGTGAAACGTAAGAAGAAGGTTGTTAAAAGATGGAGAGAGGAATGGGCAGACACCTACAAATGGGCATATGTTGATGTAAAAGAGGGGACGGCAAGGATTTTTTGCTCTGTCTGCAGGGAGTATGGCAGGAAGCACAGAAGAAACCCTTATGGGAATGAGGGCAGTCGAAATATGCAGATGAGTGCTTTAGAAGAACATAATAACAGCTTGCTTCACAAGGAGGCTCTTCGCCTTCAAATGGCCTCAAAAGAGAAAATTGTCGCTGACAAGCCTGTTTATGTAAAAG CTGTTATGTCAAAAACAGCGGGATCCATTCTTGAAGCTACACTGAAAAGGGATCCTCATGAGGCTGAATTCATTCAGGCAGTCCAGGAGGCAATTCAAGCTCTAGAGAGAGTCATAGCGAAAAGTTCGCA TTATGTCAATATCATGGAGCGCTTGTTGGAACCTGAACGAATGATTGTTTTTCGAGTTCCATGGTTGGATGATAGGGGCGAGATACATGTTAATCGGGGATTTCGTGTACAATTTAACCAGTCAATGGGTCCATGTAGGGGTGGTATTCGTTTTCATCCATCAATGAATTTAAGtattgccaagttccttggtttTGAACAG GCATTAAAGAATGCCTTATCACCATACAAATTGGGAGGAGCAGCTGGTGGAAGTGATTTTGATCCAAAAGGAAAAAGTGATAATGAG GTTATGCGATTTTGCCAAAGTTTCATGAGTGAGATGTATCGATACTTGGGTCCTGACAGG GACCTTCCATCAGAGGAAATAGGTGTTGGTACTCGAGAAATGGGGTATCTGTTTGGACAGTATAGACGCCTAGCCGGTAATTTTCAG GGAAGTTTTACAGGGCCAAGGATATTTTGGTCTGGTGCCAGTCTTCGAACTGAAGCTACTGGCTATGGGCTg GTTTTCTTTGCCCAGCTCATGCTTTCTGACATGAATAAAGAACTCAAAGGATTAAG ATGCGTGGTGAGTGGTTCTGGAAAGATTGCAATGCATGTTTTGGAGAAGCTAATTGCTTATGGTGCTCTTCCCGTTTCCGTATCAG ATTCTAAAGGATATTTGGTTGATGAGGATGGATTTGACTACATGAAAATACAATTTCTGAGAGACATCAAAGCTCAACAGAGAAGTTTGAG AGACTATTCAAAGACATATGCTCGATCCAAATATTATGATGAAGCAAAACCCTGGAATGAAAGGTGTGATCTTGCATTTGCATGTGCTTCACAGAATGAAATTAATCAATCCGATGCCATGAATTTGGTTAATTCAGGTTGTCGTATACTAGTAGAAG GTTCAAACATGCCTTGTACCCCGGAGGCAATTCAAGTTCTACGGAAAGCTAATATTCTTGTTGCTCCTGCAATGGCAGCTGGTGCTGGAGGG GTTGTGGCTGGAGAACTTGAATTGAATCACGAATGCAGTTTGATGCACTGGTCACCTGAGGACTTTGAATCTAAATTGCAG GAAGCAATGAAACAGACTTATCAGAGAGCTTTGAAAGCTGCAACTGATTTCGGTTATCAAAAAGAAAATCCTGA GGCTCTGGTACATGGATCAGTCATCTCTTCCTTTCTGACCATTGCTCAAGCAATGACTGATCAAGGCTGTGTATAG
- the LOC107614746 gene encoding dentin sialophosphoprotein (The sequence of the model RefSeq protein was modified relative to this genomic sequence to represent the inferred CDS: added 69 bases not found in genome assembly), with amino-acid sequence MKFDPNPHNPNGNIIDVGGKEFRFTWSREFGDLCDIYEERQSGEDGNGLFVESGSAWRKLNVQRILDESTKNHLKMRSVEADKKSKQRKAIVLEPGNPSLKCQIKQLAAVEATPWKNYNKKKEAALKKRKVETLQVGGPPKTTHNPKSGFTSTTTSKSKIPSPLPSPPDPFAAASSPLGAVNTSKVNDDAVPSQMMGKQDTNAIPEKEIPTKANNAMRNSLGGKGNNGSKPTDLQGMLVSLLMDKPKGMSLKALEKAVGDMLPNSVKKIEPIIKKIAKYQFPGKYILKPGVDLESIKKPQNECGSSPDDNNPQMHAREEFHDSTSAPQGGFEEKVSNDDFEEQLQGKSKVEEELNTLEKVDIQHTSPDIGDEKRGADNSEGQAGSSSESGTDSDSESDSSDSGSESGSRSRSRSRSPAGTGSGSSSDSDTDASSSSKDIQDGSDEDVDIMTSDDEKESRPKPEASDPRISLPGPVKSPDGRSMQNEFHEKQDGNESDAVEIEKDLPEEEEAEIAPTTGAISNASGKFADDTKPFSPDLQQLQERQNYIGSLFDERESDVKDSYRHEQSDSSDRLSMGKKRPSNVKNIDEKSERTKRLKAGNLAQGSFSPDMDVQMLESSHNLSPPEFAEGNSKGPTTQLINRADRQGNTTGLQKGFNQAFPGKPTSDLPHTVQRTFDHTSVVNPTNALEKPESVRHNKKHPGRDFHVPEASSMQKEKSHRDAQNEVIHATEKKVPRNSRDGSDGSKQLPSMDSHYQKQGNMVGKYKEGRKNAQQHLITSPNENNRTCLDKSPVINGRGTLLQREHSDLELGELRESTPDEAPAARQFDRKGSFKHVDNKGSISEVRNADISKARSSLKASLDSGKQSPALVSSGLPTNLESTNKKNLDNHFEDTTRSHSRVMPSQSQHLKSDHVEVGSQNKFAERSSKFRINDFGASQDIDLEGRSESNRRAPVNASKQQDNKRGTVLHTVKENKRRTPNLSEDMADGGKDLLLVDINNSDQKKRESSSDENSCSYSKYEKDEPELKGPIRNFTQYKEYVQEYRDKYDSYSSLNKILESYRNEFMKLGKDLENAKGRDMDRYYEILGQIKESYRRCGTRHQRLKKIFLVLHEELEHIKRMIREFADSYNKE; translated from the exons AGCCATTGTCTTAGAGCCTGGAAACCCATCTTTGAAGTGCCAGATTAAGCAATTAGCTGCTGTGGAGG CTACACCATGGAAGAACTACAATAAAAAGAAAGAGGCTGCTCTTAAGAAAAGGAAAGTGGAAACTCTTCAAG TCGGAGGCCCCCCAAAAACTACCCATAACCCTAAATCTGGATTTACGTCAACAACTACTTCTAAGAGCAAAATTCCTTCCCCTCTTCCATCTCCACCTGATCCATTTGCTGCTGCTTCCTCTCCACTCGGGGCAGTAAATACTTCTAAGGTTAATGATGATGCTGTACCATCACAAATGATGGGTAAGCAAGATACAAATGCAATTCCTGAGAAAGAAATCCCCACCAAGGCAAACAATGCTATGAGGAATTCATTAGGAGGCAAGGGAAATAATGGATCTAAACCAACAGATTTGCAGGGCATGTTGGTTTCTCTTCTCATGGATAAACCTAAAGGAATGAGTTTGAAG ATTGCAAAATACCAGTTCCCAGGGAAGTATATTTTGAAGCCGGGAGTGGATTTGGAAAGCATAAAAAAGCCTCAGAATGAATGCGGAAG CTCCCCTGATGATAACAATCCCCAAATGCATGCACGTGAAGAATTTCATGATTCAACATCAGCTCCACAGGGTGGCTTTGAAGAGAAAGTCTCAAATGACGATTTTGAGGAGCAGTTGCAAGGAAAATCCAAAGTGGAAGAAGAATTAAACACATTGGAAAAGGTTGACATTCAACATACTTCACCTGATATTGGTGATGAAAAAAGAGGTGCTGATAATAGTGAAGGGCAGGCAGGCAGCTCTAGTGAGAGTGGAACTGACAGTGACAGTGAAAGTGACAGCAGTGACAGCGGAAGTGAGAGTGGAAGCCGTAGTAGGAGCAGAAGTAGAAGTCCTGCTGGAACAGGGAGTGGGAGTAGTAGTGACAGTGATACTGATGCATCTTCCAGCAGTAAGGACATCCAGGACGGTTCTGATGAGGATGTAGATATTATGACTAGTGATGATGAAAAAGAGTCAAGGCCCAAACCAGAAGCCTCTGATCCAAGAATATCGTTACCCGGTCCAGTAAAATCTCCTGATGGAAGATCTATGCAGAACGAGTTTCATGAGAAGCAGGATGGTAATGAATCTGATGCAGTTGAGATTGAAAAAGACTtacctgaagaagaagaagctgaaaTTGCTCCAACTACTGGTGCCATCTCTAATGCAAGTGGCAAATTTGCAGATGATACAAAACCTTTTTCACCTGATTTGCAACAGCTCCAAGAGCGCCAAAATTATATTGGGAGTTTGTTTGATGAAAGGGAAAGTGATGTTAAGGATAGCTATAGGCATGAACAGTCTGACAGCTCTGATAGGCTATCGATGGGTAAGAAGAGGCCTTCTAATGTGAAGAACATTGATGAGAAATCTGAACGGACCAAGAGGTTGAAAGCAGGAAACTTGGCTCAAGGATCATTTTCTCCTGACATGGATGTGCAAATGTTGGAGAGTTCTCACAATTTGTCTCCTCCTGAGTTTGCTGAAGGCAATTCTAAGGGCCCCACAACACAATTAATTAATAGAGCTGATAGACAAGGAAACACAACTGGTTTACAAAAAGGATTCAATCAAGCGTTTCCTGGAAAACCTACTTCAGATTTACCCCATACAGTTCAAAGGACCTTTGATCACACTTCTGTAGTAAACCCAACCAATGCATTGGAAAAACCAGAAAGCGTAAGGCACAACAAAAAACACCCAGGAAGGGACTTTCATGTGCCTGAAGCTTCTTCTATGCAAAAAGAAAAATCTCATAGAGATGCCCAAAATGAAGTCATTCACGCCACTGAGAAAAAGGTCCCCAGGAATTCCAGAGATGGTAGTGATGGAAGTAAACAATTACCATCCATGGATTCACATTACCAAAAACAAGGCAATATGGTTGGTAAGTATAAGGAAGGACGAAAAAATGCACAGCAACACTTAATAACATCACCCAATGAAAACAACAGAACTTGTCTTGATAAATCCCCTGTAATTAATGGAAGAGGTACACTTCTTCAGAGAGAGCATTCAGATTTGGAATTGGGTGAACTCCGTGAGTCCACTCCTGATGAAGCCCCTGCTGCAAGGCAATTTGATCGAAAGGGTTCGTTTAAACATGTGGATAACAAAGGTAGCATTTCAGAGGTCAGGAATGCAGATATTTCTAAAGCAAGGTCTTCATTAAAAGCATCTTTAGACTCAGGAAAGCAGTCCCCAGCCCTTGTTAGTTCTGGTTTACCCACCAATCTGGAAAGCACCAATAAAAAGAACTTGGACAATCATTTTGAAGATACAACAAGGTCTCATTCTAGAGTTATGCCATCTCAATCACAACATTTGAAATCTGACCATGTGGAAGTTGGGTCTCAAAACAAATTCGCAGAGAGGAGCAGTAAATTCAGAATTAATGACTTTGGGGCGAGCCAAGATATTGACTTGGAAGGTCGCAGTGAAAGCAATAGAAGAGCACCTGTTAATGCATCTAAACAGCAAGACAATAAACGTGGAACAGTTTTGCACACTGTCAAAGAAAATAAAAGGCGAACACCTAATTTGTCGGAAGATATGGCTGATGGAGGAAAAGATTTACTGTTGGTAGATATAAATAACAGCGATCAAAAGAAGAGAGAATCATCTTCAGATGAAAATAGTTGCTCTTATTCGAAGTATGAAAAGGATGAGCCTGAACTGAAGGGACCGATAAGAAATTTCACCCA GTATAAAGAATATGTGCAGGAATATAGGGATAAATATGATAGTTACAGCTCCTTGAACAAGATCCTGGAGAGTTACAG GAATGAGTTTATGAAACTGGGCAAGGATTTAGAAAATGCTAAAGGCAGGGATATGGACAGATATTATGAAATCTTGGGGCAGATAAAAGAATCCTACCGACGTTGTGGAACG AGACACCAGAGATTGAAGAAAATATTCCTTGTGCTCCACGAGGAACTGGAG CATATTAAGCGAATGATCAGAGAATTTGCGGACTCATACAATAAAGAGTAA